A window of Ranitomeya variabilis isolate aRanVar5 chromosome 2, aRanVar5.hap1, whole genome shotgun sequence contains these coding sequences:
- the LOC143810138 gene encoding C-C motif chemokine 24-like has protein sequence MCTMRVLLCLALLATYAMCKTSLGTFSSCCTKVSKGKPRDAIESFIIQKEDLPCVDAVIFITNKGKIICSTPGVPWVNSKIKEIRKKKEQENNE, from the exons ATGTGCACAATGAGAGTACTGCTGTGCTTAGCCCTGCTGGCCACATACGCAATGTGCAAAACTTCCCTTG GCACATTTAGCTCCTGCTGTACCAAGGTCTCAAAAGGCAAACCTAGGGATGCGATTGAAAGTTTCATCATCCAAAAAGAAGATCTTCCATGTGTTGATGCAGTGAT ATTCATCACCAATAAAGGAAAAATTATCTGCTCCACTCCTGGCGTTCCCTGGGTGAATTCAAAAATAAAGGAAATCAG gaaAAAGAAAGAACAAGAAAATAACGAGTGA